The following are from one region of the Magallana gigas chromosome 4, xbMagGiga1.1, whole genome shotgun sequence genome:
- the LOC117682813 gene encoding uncharacterized protein isoform X2: protein MGRRTRKKTVPSFLLITSCFLIFSHVGFVFGYETTYEFGEDCLFTTKDVDYDEEMYVEYNGKTVDLSCDYFRFGGPGYGFFNEYSVCVTPLYFNDSECAVKLNIKTSLFESTKHKITCTENKIAPYCGPKNKNLYIEFEKRYGRDTNGAKFKLKITTRKEYVAKESSSSKYVIGAIIGGVIGGLVLITTCIAIYCWCVCRRKPSQGRVLNPTPGYPATSNPYAVQAAQTQQSIMATPSSVLSPVVYPMGSQPSPQGTASPQTIENKLASAPPSYDAFTESSTSHIHETNSESSKMLTNEDTERK from the exons ATGGGCCGAAG GACCAGGAAGAAGACTGTTCCGTCATTCTTATTGATAACCAGCTGTTTTCTGATTTTCTCCCACGTAGGTTTTGTGTTTGGATATGAGACCACAT ATGAATTTGGAGAAGACTGCTTATTCACTACTAAAGACGTGGATTATGATGAGGAAATGTACGTTGAGTACAATGGAAAGACGGTTGACCTCTCTTGCGATTACTTCAGATTCGGAGGACCAGGATATGGATTTTTTAACGAGTACTCCGTCTGTGTGACTCCTCTTTATTTCAATGACAGTGAATGTGCTGTCAAATTAAACATCAAAACATCCCTTTTTGAAAGCACTAAACAC AAAATAACATGCACTGAAAACAAAATCGCTCCGTATTGTGGaccgaaaaataaaaatctctaCATAGAGTTCGAGAAACGGTATGGTAGGGATACGAATGGAGCGAAGTTTAAGCTAAAAATCACAACGAGGAAAGAATATGTTG CCAAGGAATCCAGTTCTTCAAAATATGTCATTGGTGCCATAATTGGAGGTGTCATTGGTGGCCTCGTCCTCATCACAACGTGCATTGCTATATACTGCTGGTGTGTGTGTAGACGAAAGCCATCTCAAGGGAGAGTACTCAACCCGACACCGGGATATCCGG CTACGTCAAACCCATATGCTGTCCAAGCCGCACAAACACAACAAAGCATAATGGCAACGCCTTCCAGTGTTTTATCTCCAGTTGTTTATCCAATGGGATCACAACCTTCACCCCAAGGAACAGCAAGTCCACAGACAATTGAAAACAAGTTGGCCTCTGCACCTCCAAGCTATGACGCGTTTACGGAGTCATCAACCTCGCACATTCATGAAACAAACTCAGAATCGTCCAAAATGCTAACTAATGAAGACACTGAACGCAAATAA
- the LOC117682813 gene encoding uncharacterized protein isoform X1 has protein sequence MLADFVLLRTRKKTVPSFLLITSCFLIFSHVGFVFGYETTYEFGEDCLFTTKDVDYDEEMYVEYNGKTVDLSCDYFRFGGPGYGFFNEYSVCVTPLYFNDSECAVKLNIKTSLFESTKHKITCTENKIAPYCGPKNKNLYIEFEKRYGRDTNGAKFKLKITTRKEYVAKESSSSKYVIGAIIGGVIGGLVLITTCIAIYCWCVCRRKPSQGRVLNPTPGYPATSNPYAVQAAQTQQSIMATPSSVLSPVVYPMGSQPSPQGTASPQTIENKLASAPPSYDAFTESSTSHIHETNSESSKMLTNEDTERK, from the exons ATGCTAGcggattttgttttgttaag GACCAGGAAGAAGACTGTTCCGTCATTCTTATTGATAACCAGCTGTTTTCTGATTTTCTCCCACGTAGGTTTTGTGTTTGGATATGAGACCACAT ATGAATTTGGAGAAGACTGCTTATTCACTACTAAAGACGTGGATTATGATGAGGAAATGTACGTTGAGTACAATGGAAAGACGGTTGACCTCTCTTGCGATTACTTCAGATTCGGAGGACCAGGATATGGATTTTTTAACGAGTACTCCGTCTGTGTGACTCCTCTTTATTTCAATGACAGTGAATGTGCTGTCAAATTAAACATCAAAACATCCCTTTTTGAAAGCACTAAACAC AAAATAACATGCACTGAAAACAAAATCGCTCCGTATTGTGGaccgaaaaataaaaatctctaCATAGAGTTCGAGAAACGGTATGGTAGGGATACGAATGGAGCGAAGTTTAAGCTAAAAATCACAACGAGGAAAGAATATGTTG CCAAGGAATCCAGTTCTTCAAAATATGTCATTGGTGCCATAATTGGAGGTGTCATTGGTGGCCTCGTCCTCATCACAACGTGCATTGCTATATACTGCTGGTGTGTGTGTAGACGAAAGCCATCTCAAGGGAGAGTACTCAACCCGACACCGGGATATCCGG CTACGTCAAACCCATATGCTGTCCAAGCCGCACAAACACAACAAAGCATAATGGCAACGCCTTCCAGTGTTTTATCTCCAGTTGTTTATCCAATGGGATCACAACCTTCACCCCAAGGAACAGCAAGTCCACAGACAATTGAAAACAAGTTGGCCTCTGCACCTCCAAGCTATGACGCGTTTACGGAGTCATCAACCTCGCACATTCATGAAACAAACTCAGAATCGTCCAAAATGCTAACTAATGAAGACACTGAACGCAAATAA
- the LOC117683078 gene encoding uncharacterized protein isoform X2 — protein sequence MLLTAQRPTSLGCVKTWLEVFGYETTYEFGDDCSYFTKDIGENNKVFLEYNGQTVDSYCDYFKFRGSGYILDEYSVCVTPLYFNDYDCAIEINIKTSIIGVTKHKIRCSENTIAQYCGPQDETLYIEFKNRNDGDTYGAKFKLKITAKKEYDYNESHEYVVGAIVGGVIGGFVLIVVCIAIVCWCVCRRKSSQGRVLNPTQGFSATANPYVVYGTQTQQNMMATPSSISSPGVYPMTSYPPPQGAAYPQTNDNNLSHPPPSYDALMASSTSHVYDTV from the exons ATGCTCTTAACCGCACAAAGACCTACGTCACTCGGGTGTGTCAAAACATGGTTAGAAG TATTCGGATATGAGACTACAT ATGAATTTGGAGATGACTGCTCATATTTCACGAAAGATATAGGTGAGAATAATAAAGTATTCCTTGAGTACAATGGACAAACGGTTGATTCTTATTGTGATTACTTCAAATTCAGAGGAAGCGGATATATCTTAGACGAGTATTCAGTCTGTGTGACTCCTCTTTATTTCAATGACTATGACTGTGCAATCGAAATAAACATCAAAACCTCCATAATTGGTGTCACAAAACAc aaaataaGATGCAGTGAAAACACAATCGCTCAGTATTGTGGACCGCAAGATGAAACTCTCTATATAGAGTTCAAGAACCGAAATGACGGTGACACATATGGAGCGAAGTTTAAGCTGAAGATCACAGCGAAAAAGGAATATGATT ACAACGAGTCTCATGAATATGTTGTTGGTGCCATAGTTGGAGGTGTCATTGGCGGCTTCGTTCTTATCGTTGTGTGCATTGCTATAGTTTGCTGGTGTGTGTGTAGACGGAAATCATCTCAAGGGAGAGTACTCAATCCAACACAAGGATTTTCGG ctACGGCAAACCCGTATGTGGTCTATGGTACCCAGACACAACAGAATATGATGGCGACGCCCTCTAGTATTTCCTCTCCAGGTGTTTATCCAATGACATCATACCCACCACCACAAGGAGCAGCATATCCACAGACAAATGATAACAATCTGTCACATCCACCTCCAAGCTATGACGCTTTGATGGCATCGTCAACCTCACACGTTTATGACACAGTCTAA
- the LOC117683078 gene encoding uncharacterized protein isoform X1, with the protein MVRRTSKKPVLSFLLITSCLLIFSHVALVFGYETTYEFGDDCSYFTKDIGENNKVFLEYNGQTVDSYCDYFKFRGSGYILDEYSVCVTPLYFNDYDCAIEINIKTSIIGVTKHKIRCSENTIAQYCGPQDETLYIEFKNRNDGDTYGAKFKLKITAKKEYDYNESHEYVVGAIVGGVIGGFVLIVVCIAIVCWCVCRRKSSQGRVLNPTQGFSATANPYVVYGTQTQQNMMATPSSISSPGVYPMTSYPPPQGAAYPQTNDNNLSHPPPSYDALMASSTSHVYDTV; encoded by the exons ATGGTTAGAAG AACCAGTAAGAAGcctgttttatcatttttattgattACCAGTTGTTTGCTGATTTTCTCACACGTTGCTTTAGTATTCGGATATGAGACTACAT ATGAATTTGGAGATGACTGCTCATATTTCACGAAAGATATAGGTGAGAATAATAAAGTATTCCTTGAGTACAATGGACAAACGGTTGATTCTTATTGTGATTACTTCAAATTCAGAGGAAGCGGATATATCTTAGACGAGTATTCAGTCTGTGTGACTCCTCTTTATTTCAATGACTATGACTGTGCAATCGAAATAAACATCAAAACCTCCATAATTGGTGTCACAAAACAc aaaataaGATGCAGTGAAAACACAATCGCTCAGTATTGTGGACCGCAAGATGAAACTCTCTATATAGAGTTCAAGAACCGAAATGACGGTGACACATATGGAGCGAAGTTTAAGCTGAAGATCACAGCGAAAAAGGAATATGATT ACAACGAGTCTCATGAATATGTTGTTGGTGCCATAGTTGGAGGTGTCATTGGCGGCTTCGTTCTTATCGTTGTGTGCATTGCTATAGTTTGCTGGTGTGTGTGTAGACGGAAATCATCTCAAGGGAGAGTACTCAATCCAACACAAGGATTTTCGG ctACGGCAAACCCGTATGTGGTCTATGGTACCCAGACACAACAGAATATGATGGCGACGCCCTCTAGTATTTCCTCTCCAGGTGTTTATCCAATGACATCATACCCACCACCACAAGGAGCAGCATATCCACAGACAAATGATAACAATCTGTCACATCCACCTCCAAGCTATGACGCTTTGATGGCATCGTCAACCTCACACGTTTATGACACAGTCTAA
- the LOC117683078 gene encoding uncharacterized protein isoform X5, which yields MVRRTSKKPVLSFLLITSCLLIFSHVALVFGYETTYEFGDDCSYFTKDIGENNKVFLEYNGQTVDSYCDYFKFRGSGYILDEYSVCVTPLYFNDYDCAIEINIKTSIIGVTKHKIRCSENTIAQYCGPQDETLYIEFKNRNDGDTYGAKFKLKITAKKEYDFCWCVCRRKSSQGRVLNPTQGFSATANPYVVYGTQTQQNMMATPSSISSPGVYPMTSYPPPQGAAYPQTNDNNLSHPPPSYDALMASSTSHVYDTV from the exons ATGGTTAGAAG AACCAGTAAGAAGcctgttttatcatttttattgattACCAGTTGTTTGCTGATTTTCTCACACGTTGCTTTAGTATTCGGATATGAGACTACAT ATGAATTTGGAGATGACTGCTCATATTTCACGAAAGATATAGGTGAGAATAATAAAGTATTCCTTGAGTACAATGGACAAACGGTTGATTCTTATTGTGATTACTTCAAATTCAGAGGAAGCGGATATATCTTAGACGAGTATTCAGTCTGTGTGACTCCTCTTTATTTCAATGACTATGACTGTGCAATCGAAATAAACATCAAAACCTCCATAATTGGTGTCACAAAACAc aaaataaGATGCAGTGAAAACACAATCGCTCAGTATTGTGGACCGCAAGATGAAACTCTCTATATAGAGTTCAAGAACCGAAATGACGGTGACACATATGGAGCGAAGTTTAAGCTGAAGATCACAGCGAAAAAGGAATATGATT TTTGCTGGTGTGTGTGTAGACGGAAATCATCTCAAGGGAGAGTACTCAATCCAACACAAGGATTTTCGG ctACGGCAAACCCGTATGTGGTCTATGGTACCCAGACACAACAGAATATGATGGCGACGCCCTCTAGTATTTCCTCTCCAGGTGTTTATCCAATGACATCATACCCACCACCACAAGGAGCAGCATATCCACAGACAAATGATAACAATCTGTCACATCCACCTCCAAGCTATGACGCTTTGATGGCATCGTCAACCTCACACGTTTATGACACAGTCTAA
- the LOC117683078 gene encoding uncharacterized protein isoform X3, whose amino-acid sequence MVRSCLLIFSHVALVFGYETTYEFGDDCSYFTKDIGENNKVFLEYNGQTVDSYCDYFKFRGSGYILDEYSVCVTPLYFNDYDCAIEINIKTSIIGVTKHKIRCSENTIAQYCGPQDETLYIEFKNRNDGDTYGAKFKLKITAKKEYDYNESHEYVVGAIVGGVIGGFVLIVVCIAIVCWCVCRRKSSQGRVLNPTQGFSATANPYVVYGTQTQQNMMATPSSISSPGVYPMTSYPPPQGAAYPQTNDNNLSHPPPSYDALMASSTSHVYDTV is encoded by the exons ATGGTTAGAAG TTGTTTGCTGATTTTCTCACACGTTGCTTTAGTATTCGGATATGAGACTACAT ATGAATTTGGAGATGACTGCTCATATTTCACGAAAGATATAGGTGAGAATAATAAAGTATTCCTTGAGTACAATGGACAAACGGTTGATTCTTATTGTGATTACTTCAAATTCAGAGGAAGCGGATATATCTTAGACGAGTATTCAGTCTGTGTGACTCCTCTTTATTTCAATGACTATGACTGTGCAATCGAAATAAACATCAAAACCTCCATAATTGGTGTCACAAAACAc aaaataaGATGCAGTGAAAACACAATCGCTCAGTATTGTGGACCGCAAGATGAAACTCTCTATATAGAGTTCAAGAACCGAAATGACGGTGACACATATGGAGCGAAGTTTAAGCTGAAGATCACAGCGAAAAAGGAATATGATT ACAACGAGTCTCATGAATATGTTGTTGGTGCCATAGTTGGAGGTGTCATTGGCGGCTTCGTTCTTATCGTTGTGTGCATTGCTATAGTTTGCTGGTGTGTGTGTAGACGGAAATCATCTCAAGGGAGAGTACTCAATCCAACACAAGGATTTTCGG ctACGGCAAACCCGTATGTGGTCTATGGTACCCAGACACAACAGAATATGATGGCGACGCCCTCTAGTATTTCCTCTCCAGGTGTTTATCCAATGACATCATACCCACCACCACAAGGAGCAGCATATCCACAGACAAATGATAACAATCTGTCACATCCACCTCCAAGCTATGACGCTTTGATGGCATCGTCAACCTCACACGTTTATGACACAGTCTAA
- the LOC117682548 gene encoding uncharacterized protein produces MYFSLRVTLLCLLPIVQHTAIAAAWNDTYEFGNDCPILTKDLTEYDEIYVEYNGKDVSSSCNKFKFRGRGEKSLDEYSICVTPLYFNDRTCAVEVDIMTSFSAEATEKITCTDIKRYKYCGLPDDTLSIVFKSTHGRSADDASFMLLVTATKGRDEMMSAGFLIVPLMILVVGGLFAMISSTSKLYLCVCRRNQLFGRLVVLEPGNRIPGTGYVLFSGPPDLSKMTTTDLVSPQGVYQVSLNPQPVQYTDTLPAANQWTDAPPKYEELTDVLTHNQQNA; encoded by the exons ATGTATTTCTCACTGCGCGTAACATTATTGTGCTTATTGCCGATTGTCCAACACACTGCTATAGCAGCTGCATGGAACGATACAT ATGAATTTGGAAACGACTGTCCCATCCTTACTAAAGATCTTACGGAGTATGACGAAATCTATGTTGAATACAATGGAAAAGATGTTTCTTCCAGTtgcaataaattcaaatttagagGGAGAGGAGAGAAGAGTTTAGATGAGTATTCAATATGCGTAACTCCTCTCTATTTCAACGACAGAACCTGTGCAGTCGAAGTAGACATTATGACATCATTCAGTGCAGAAGCTACAGAA aaaattactTGCACCGACATCAAAAGATACAAGTATTGTGGTCTCCCAGATGACACACTTAGCATAGTGTTCAAGAGTACCCATGGCAGATCAGCAGATGATGCCAGTTTTATGCTTCTGGTAACGGCTACAAAAGGACGGGAcg AGATGATGAGTGCCGGTTTTTTAATTGTTCCTTTGATGATACTTGTTGTTGGTGGACTTTTTGCGATGATTTCCAGCACTTCTAAACTCTATCTGTGTGTATGTAGACGGAACCAGTTGTTTGGGAGACTAGTTGTACTGGAACCAGGAAATCGGA tTCCAGGGACCGGATATGTGCTCTTTTCAGGTCCACCAGATCTGAGCAAGATGACAACTACTGACCTCGTTTCTCCGCAAGGTGTGTATCAAGTGTCATTGAACCCACAGCCGGTGCAATACACAGATACACTGCCAGCAGCAAACCAGTGGACAGACGCACCCCCCAAATATGAAGAATTAACTGACGTTCTGACACACAATCAACAAAACGCCTGA
- the LOC117683078 gene encoding uncharacterized protein isoform X4 produces the protein MLLTAQRPTSLGCVKTWLEDEFGDDCSYFTKDIGENNKVFLEYNGQTVDSYCDYFKFRGSGYILDEYSVCVTPLYFNDYDCAIEINIKTSIIGVTKHKIRCSENTIAQYCGPQDETLYIEFKNRNDGDTYGAKFKLKITAKKEYDYNESHEYVVGAIVGGVIGGFVLIVVCIAIVCWCVCRRKSSQGRVLNPTQGFSATANPYVVYGTQTQQNMMATPSSISSPGVYPMTSYPPPQGAAYPQTNDNNLSHPPPSYDALMASSTSHVYDTV, from the exons ATGCTCTTAACCGCACAAAGACCTACGTCACTCGGGTGTGTCAAAACATGGTTAGAAG ATGAATTTGGAGATGACTGCTCATATTTCACGAAAGATATAGGTGAGAATAATAAAGTATTCCTTGAGTACAATGGACAAACGGTTGATTCTTATTGTGATTACTTCAAATTCAGAGGAAGCGGATATATCTTAGACGAGTATTCAGTCTGTGTGACTCCTCTTTATTTCAATGACTATGACTGTGCAATCGAAATAAACATCAAAACCTCCATAATTGGTGTCACAAAACAc aaaataaGATGCAGTGAAAACACAATCGCTCAGTATTGTGGACCGCAAGATGAAACTCTCTATATAGAGTTCAAGAACCGAAATGACGGTGACACATATGGAGCGAAGTTTAAGCTGAAGATCACAGCGAAAAAGGAATATGATT ACAACGAGTCTCATGAATATGTTGTTGGTGCCATAGTTGGAGGTGTCATTGGCGGCTTCGTTCTTATCGTTGTGTGCATTGCTATAGTTTGCTGGTGTGTGTGTAGACGGAAATCATCTCAAGGGAGAGTACTCAATCCAACACAAGGATTTTCGG ctACGGCAAACCCGTATGTGGTCTATGGTACCCAGACACAACAGAATATGATGGCGACGCCCTCTAGTATTTCCTCTCCAGGTGTTTATCCAATGACATCATACCCACCACCACAAGGAGCAGCATATCCACAGACAAATGATAACAATCTGTCACATCCACCTCCAAGCTATGACGCTTTGATGGCATCGTCAACCTCACACGTTTATGACACAGTCTAA
- the LOC117682813 gene encoding uncharacterized protein isoform X3, translating into MYVEYNGKTVDLSCDYFRFGGPGYGFFNEYSVCVTPLYFNDSECAVKLNIKTSLFESTKHKITCTENKIAPYCGPKNKNLYIEFEKRYGRDTNGAKFKLKITTRKEYVAKESSSSKYVIGAIIGGVIGGLVLITTCIAIYCWCVCRRKPSQGRVLNPTPGYPATSNPYAVQAAQTQQSIMATPSSVLSPVVYPMGSQPSPQGTASPQTIENKLASAPPSYDAFTESSTSHIHETNSESSKMLTNEDTERK; encoded by the exons ATGTACGTTGAGTACAATGGAAAGACGGTTGACCTCTCTTGCGATTACTTCAGATTCGGAGGACCAGGATATGGATTTTTTAACGAGTACTCCGTCTGTGTGACTCCTCTTTATTTCAATGACAGTGAATGTGCTGTCAAATTAAACATCAAAACATCCCTTTTTGAAAGCACTAAACAC AAAATAACATGCACTGAAAACAAAATCGCTCCGTATTGTGGaccgaaaaataaaaatctctaCATAGAGTTCGAGAAACGGTATGGTAGGGATACGAATGGAGCGAAGTTTAAGCTAAAAATCACAACGAGGAAAGAATATGTTG CCAAGGAATCCAGTTCTTCAAAATATGTCATTGGTGCCATAATTGGAGGTGTCATTGGTGGCCTCGTCCTCATCACAACGTGCATTGCTATATACTGCTGGTGTGTGTGTAGACGAAAGCCATCTCAAGGGAGAGTACTCAACCCGACACCGGGATATCCGG CTACGTCAAACCCATATGCTGTCCAAGCCGCACAAACACAACAAAGCATAATGGCAACGCCTTCCAGTGTTTTATCTCCAGTTGTTTATCCAATGGGATCACAACCTTCACCCCAAGGAACAGCAAGTCCACAGACAATTGAAAACAAGTTGGCCTCTGCACCTCCAAGCTATGACGCGTTTACGGAGTCATCAACCTCGCACATTCATGAAACAAACTCAGAATCGTCCAAAATGCTAACTAATGAAGACACTGAACGCAAATAA